The following coding sequences lie in one Metallumcola ferriviriculae genomic window:
- a CDS encoding biotin-dependent carboxyltransferase family protein, whose amino-acid sequence MDAVKIIEPGPLTTIQDTGRKGYQRYGMPVAGAMDLFSYRVANLLAGNDDNAAALEFTLQGPKMEFLHNAVIAITGAETIPIIDNKPAPLWQTIFVKKGSVLSFNGIKSGLRGYVAIRGGVEVPNVLESGSTYLRANIGGIEGRKLTSKDIIPMGDSIEGYPGNPQPYILPKDFIPRFNDTEEIRVILGPQEDLFKKESIKTFLNSEYTVTTQSDRMGYRLEGPTIRHKESPDIISDGIPLGGIQVPGHGQPIIMLADRQTTGGYTKIATVISTDLNKIAQLAPGKKIKFKSVTLEEAHDALRIQESIVNSIEKLPEAPSSKKILKLKISGEEFLVTIEPID is encoded by the coding sequence ATGGATGCAGTAAAAATTATCGAACCAGGTCCCTTAACAACAATTCAAGATACGGGCAGAAAAGGTTATCAAAGATACGGCATGCCCGTCGCCGGGGCTATGGATCTTTTTTCTTACAGAGTCGCAAACTTATTAGCAGGTAACGATGATAACGCCGCAGCTCTTGAATTTACGCTGCAGGGACCAAAAATGGAGTTTTTACACAATGCGGTAATTGCAATCACAGGAGCCGAAACGATACCGATAATAGACAACAAACCGGCGCCCCTATGGCAGACCATATTTGTTAAAAAAGGCAGTGTCCTTAGCTTCAATGGGATTAAATCCGGCCTGCGGGGCTATGTGGCTATAAGAGGCGGCGTAGAAGTCCCCAATGTTCTTGAAAGCGGGTCAACTTATCTGCGGGCAAATATTGGTGGAATTGAAGGGCGCAAACTTACTTCCAAGGATATTATCCCTATGGGAGATTCAATTGAGGGATACCCCGGAAACCCGCAGCCTTATATTCTGCCAAAGGATTTCATCCCAAGATTTAATGATACTGAAGAAATCAGGGTCATTCTTGGACCACAAGAAGATTTGTTTAAAAAAGAAAGTATTAAAACCTTTTTAAACTCAGAATACACAGTTACCACCCAATCAGACAGAATGGGCTACAGATTAGAGGGACCGACTATTAGGCACAAAGAAAGTCCCGACATTATTTCTGACGGTATCCCTTTGGGCGGAATACAGGTGCCTGGCCACGGCCAGCCCATTATTATGTTGGCGGATAGGCAAACGACAGGCGGTTATACAAAAATAGCAACGGTTATTTCCACAGATTTAAATAAAATTGCTCAGTTAGCACCGGGGAAAAAGATAAAATTTAAATCAGTTACCCTTGAAGAAGCACATGATGCCCTTCGCATCCAGGAAAGCATTGTTAACAGCATCGAGAAACTACCTGAAGCCCCTAGTAGCAAAAAAATATTAAAACTTAAAATTTCTGGAGAAGAATTCTTAGTTACTATTGAACCAATTGATTAA
- a CDS encoding response regulator transcription factor: MNVIRILIADDHALIRQGLGKILSMEPQLEVVAEAANGTKAVDMTREFRPDVVLMDINMPGMNGLEATRIIKGEFPLTEIIALTIHDDEEYVFEMVNAGVSGYVLKDIDAEILVEAVKDVVQGKSIIHPSITTKILDKFQQMSKGEKEEASPLTPREMEVLTAITMGLSNKEIGDRLFISDKTVKNHITNIFRKLNVSDRTQAAVFALKHNIIKD, translated from the coding sequence ATGAATGTAATTAGGATTTTAATTGCCGATGACCATGCTTTAATTCGTCAAGGATTAGGGAAAATATTATCCATGGAACCCCAATTGGAAGTGGTCGCTGAGGCGGCTAATGGTACAAAGGCTGTGGACATGACACGGGAATTCCGACCCGATGTGGTGCTGATGGATATTAATATGCCGGGAATGAATGGGCTAGAAGCGACTCGAATAATTAAAGGGGAGTTTCCTCTTACGGAAATAATTGCTTTGACTATACATGACGATGAGGAGTATGTATTTGAAATGGTTAATGCCGGTGTTTCCGGCTATGTTTTAAAGGATATAGATGCGGAAATTCTTGTCGAGGCGGTTAAAGATGTAGTTCAAGGTAAGTCAATTATTCACCCATCAATCACTACGAAAATTCTAGACAAGTTTCAACAAATGTCCAAAGGCGAAAAAGAAGAGGCATCTCCTTTGACTCCGCGTGAGATGGAAGTGCTTACTGCCATAACTATGGGTTTGTCGAACAAAGAGATAGGTGATAGGCTGTTTATCAGTGATAAGACTGTAAAAAACCATATCACTAATATATTTCGCAAGTTAAATGTCAGCGACCGTACTCAAGCGGCAGTCTTTGCTTTAAAGCACAATATAATAAAAGATTAA
- a CDS encoding KamA family radical SAM protein, translated as MRNMVDTIDKLEKYINVTDEEREAIKTTSARWGTTPYFASLMGRDNADDPIRKQVVPSKKEQENFYGIENYLIHKENRSGEENRPDSIARQYRDRIAFTVVNICGNYCRHCFRKELVVDESLELRLDVDEGLDWIREHTELRDILVTGGDPLLLPDEQIEYIIRKLREIPHIEMIRFGSRLPIVLPHRITKGLQKVLGGYHRVPIWLNTQCNHPNEITERTAEAVWDLLTCGVNVGNQAVLMKGINDDVETFRELHQKLLAIRIRPYYVFYLEPAPGIDHFRTPVEKGAELIRDALRGHTSGLAQPMYVVATNIGKIPLMPDYYIQEKNEQEYVLKNYKGETTTLPNIPE; from the coding sequence ATGCGAAATATGGTTGATACCATTGACAAACTAGAAAAATACATCAATGTTACCGACGAAGAAAGAGAAGCTATCAAAACAACTTCCGCCCGCTGGGGCACCACCCCATATTTTGCATCATTAATGGGCCGTGATAATGCCGATGACCCAATCCGTAAACAGGTTGTCCCTTCCAAAAAGGAACAAGAAAATTTCTATGGGATTGAGAACTACTTAATTCATAAGGAGAACCGGTCAGGAGAAGAAAATAGACCGGATAGCATCGCTAGACAGTATCGAGATAGAATCGCCTTTACTGTGGTAAACATATGCGGCAATTACTGCCGACATTGTTTCCGCAAGGAGTTGGTCGTAGATGAGTCCTTAGAGCTGCGGTTGGATGTAGACGAAGGGCTGGACTGGATTAGAGAGCATACAGAATTAAGGGACATCCTGGTAACAGGTGGAGATCCCCTACTGCTTCCCGACGAACAAATTGAATATATCATAAGAAAACTGCGGGAAATCCCACATATTGAAATGATTCGCTTTGGCAGCCGCCTGCCCATTGTCCTGCCCCATAGGATAACTAAAGGACTGCAGAAAGTGTTGGGCGGATACCACCGAGTTCCCATCTGGCTTAATACTCAATGTAACCACCCTAATGAAATCACCGAAAGAACGGCTGAAGCGGTATGGGATCTGCTGACCTGCGGGGTGAATGTAGGTAATCAGGCAGTACTCATGAAAGGTATTAACGATGATGTTGAGACCTTTCGTGAGTTACATCAAAAACTGCTGGCTATCAGAATAAGACCTTACTATGTCTTCTATTTGGAGCCTGCTCCGGGTATTGACCATTTCCGTACACCGGTAGAGAAAGGCGCAGAATTAATTCGGGATGCCCTTCGCGGCCATACTTCCGGTTTGGCCCAGCCCATGTATGTAGTGGCAACCAACATCGGTAAAATACCATTAATGCCCGACTACTACATCCAAGAAAAAAATGAGCAGGAATATGTGCTTAAAAACTACAAGGGTGAAACAACCACTTTGCCAAACATTCCGGAGTAA
- a CDS encoding sensor histidine kinase: MFDINSLDRIIKETVKSVEKGKEQIYDIAENARVERDNLQKELERVQINTAKTIHEVDQLEKAEKTARYRLMEVSRNFSRYTEQDIKEAYDNAREYQVKLGLFRERESQLRQRRTEVELRLRKLLDTENKAEKLITNVGGALRLLTGNLQGITEKLEELQQRQNLGLQVIKAQEEERRRVARDIHDGPAQSMASVILRAEICERLLEKNPAQVPGELQALKEGVKSTLQDVRKIIFDLRPMVLDDLGLIPTLKRYFAEFQERTGLLVDLVTMGKDKRVSSAMEVAIFRVIQEAINNSYKHAQTETVNVRLEMKPEFVNCKITDEGVGFNVEEKLGPEAKGYGLIGMRERVELLEGTFKISSLPGKGTEIKLQIPIKE; encoded by the coding sequence GTGTTCGACATTAACAGCTTAGACCGCATCATTAAGGAAACTGTTAAGTCGGTGGAAAAAGGGAAGGAACAGATATATGATATTGCTGAAAACGCGCGAGTAGAAAGAGATAATCTGCAAAAGGAACTGGAACGAGTGCAAATTAATACTGCCAAAACCATCCATGAAGTTGATCAGTTAGAAAAGGCAGAAAAAACAGCCAGGTATCGACTGATGGAAGTGAGTAGGAATTTTAGTCGTTACACGGAGCAAGACATAAAAGAGGCGTATGACAATGCCCGGGAATATCAGGTCAAGCTAGGTCTTTTTCGGGAACGGGAGAGCCAGTTGAGGCAGCGCCGCACAGAGGTCGAATTAAGATTACGTAAGCTTTTGGACACAGAAAATAAAGCAGAAAAATTAATAACTAACGTGGGGGGAGCACTTCGTCTGCTGACGGGCAATTTACAGGGTATTACTGAAAAACTTGAAGAACTGCAGCAACGCCAGAACTTAGGACTGCAGGTCATTAAAGCTCAGGAAGAGGAACGCCGCCGGGTTGCCAGGGACATCCATGACGGACCGGCGCAATCTATGGCCAGTGTTATCTTAAGGGCGGAAATCTGTGAGCGCCTGCTGGAAAAGAATCCTGCACAAGTGCCCGGCGAATTGCAGGCACTAAAAGAGGGAGTTAAATCTACACTGCAGGATGTTCGCAAGATCATTTTCGACCTACGCCCGATGGTGCTGGATGATTTGGGACTAATACCGACACTGAAAAGGTATTTTGCCGAGTTCCAGGAACGAACCGGATTATTGGTGGACCTTGTAACCATGGGGAAAGATAAGCGAGTTTCATCCGCGATGGAAGTGGCAATTTTCAGGGTGATTCAGGAAGCAATTAATAACAGTTACAAGCATGCCCAGACAGAGACGGTGAATGTGCGCCTAGAGATGAAGCCGGAGTTTGTAAACTGTAAGATTACTGATGAAGGTGTCGGTTTTAATGTGGAAGAAAAATTGGGTCCGGAGGCCAAGGGTTATGGACTTATTGGGATGCGTGAAAGAGTAGAATTACTGGAGGGAACTTTTAAAATTTCAAGCTTGCCGGGGAAGGGAACAGAGATCAAATTACAGATTCCCATTAAGGAGTAG
- a CDS encoding uracil-xanthine permease family protein: MKQDIKLQYALDDSPPLWELILYGLQWLAISIPTIIIIGRVVAGIETTEPLAQVAYIQKAFFVTGIVLLVQILWGHRLPLILGPAAVLLVSIAASSGSNVDSIYTAIAIGGAVLALTGITGIFGRLLGIFTPRVVASILLLIALTLTPTIMGLVTASNAGVAAQANLIFSLVFVLVLFIAARYLKGIWKATLIVWAIIAGTLVYKLFFPAYAGTMSFDSAAVGYQFLFSGISLSVDWGVILAFLISFLALSINDLGSIQSVGEMIKPDGMEKRISRGTFVTGLGNILSGLMGVIGPVDFSMSPGVIATSRCASRFTLIPTGIGLLVLSFLPAVISFAGTIPSAVIGSVLVYIMCSQISAGLIMAYGSGDFSFDNGLTVGLPLMLGVIISFLPGAVTAGFPPTLRPILGNGFVVGVVAVLVMEHLIIKGRP; this comes from the coding sequence ATGAAGCAAGATATCAAGCTCCAATACGCTTTGGATGATAGCCCGCCTTTGTGGGAGCTGATATTGTATGGTTTGCAATGGTTAGCCATATCGATACCTACAATAATCATTATTGGCCGAGTAGTGGCGGGAATAGAAACCACTGAACCGTTGGCGCAGGTGGCCTATATTCAAAAAGCATTTTTTGTTACCGGAATAGTGCTATTGGTTCAGATATTATGGGGTCACCGACTGCCGTTAATACTGGGTCCGGCTGCAGTATTATTGGTGAGTATTGCTGCAAGCAGTGGAAGCAATGTTGATTCTATTTATACAGCTATTGCCATTGGCGGTGCTGTATTAGCCTTAACGGGTATTACCGGTATTTTTGGGCGGTTGCTGGGCATCTTTACTCCGAGGGTGGTAGCGTCAATATTGTTGTTAATTGCCCTGACGCTGACACCAACTATTATGGGCCTTGTCACTGCTTCTAATGCCGGGGTGGCTGCCCAGGCGAATCTAATATTTTCTTTGGTATTTGTGTTAGTGCTTTTTATTGCTGCAAGGTATTTAAAAGGAATTTGGAAAGCCACCCTGATAGTGTGGGCAATTATTGCCGGGACGCTGGTTTATAAATTGTTTTTTCCCGCCTACGCAGGTACTATGAGTTTTGATAGTGCCGCCGTAGGCTATCAATTTCTTTTTTCCGGCATCTCTCTATCCGTAGATTGGGGTGTCATATTGGCGTTTCTGATCAGTTTTTTGGCTTTGTCCATCAACGATTTGGGGTCGATACAGTCTGTTGGCGAGATGATAAAGCCAGACGGCATGGAGAAAAGAATCAGCCGGGGGACATTCGTCACTGGTTTGGGCAATATTTTATCGGGTTTGATGGGAGTTATCGGTCCAGTGGATTTTTCAATGAGTCCCGGGGTTATTGCTACCAGCCGCTGCGCATCCAGGTTTACATTAATTCCTACCGGGATTGGCTTATTGGTACTTTCTTTTTTACCGGCGGTTATATCATTCGCCGGAACCATTCCGTCCGCTGTCATCGGCAGTGTCTTGGTTTACATTATGTGTTCACAAATTTCCGCCGGCTTAATAATGGCCTATGGCTCAGGGGATTTTAGCTTTGATAACGGTTTGACTGTGGGGTTACCTTTAATGCTGGGGGTAATTATATCATTCCTTCCCGGCGCCGTTACGGCAGGTTTTCCGCCGACATTAAGACCGATATTAGGCAATGGTTTTGTAGTAGGTGTGGTGGCCGTATTGGTGATGGAACATCTGATTATAAAAGGCAGGCCGTAA
- the pxpB gene encoding 5-oxoprolinase subunit PxpB codes for MAVKYKAAGDISLLIEFENEISEKVNAKVRNLYLAIEKNCLVGVEEVIPTYRSLLINYNPLEVKGTTLIEKLKDIESRLEEMDIPKQKVVEIPTLYGGEFGPDLQFVADYNKMSAENVIKIHSQGKYLIYMLGFTPGFPYLGGMSERIATPRLNNPRIRITAGSVGIAGTQTGIYPIESPGGWRLIGRTPIKLFNPDRHPYFLLQSGDYLQFTAINETEYNLINEQVDKNQFQVNTTLL; via the coding sequence GTGGCAGTAAAATACAAAGCGGCAGGGGATATTAGCTTACTTATTGAGTTCGAAAATGAAATTTCCGAAAAAGTAAATGCAAAAGTTAGAAATTTATACTTGGCAATTGAAAAAAACTGTCTTGTAGGAGTCGAAGAGGTGATTCCCACCTACAGGTCCCTCTTAATCAATTATAATCCCCTTGAAGTTAAAGGGACTACCTTAATTGAAAAGTTAAAAGACATTGAAAGCCGTCTCGAAGAAATGGATATACCTAAACAAAAAGTTGTTGAGATTCCCACGCTTTATGGCGGAGAGTTTGGGCCTGATTTGCAATTCGTAGCAGACTATAACAAGATGAGTGCTGAAAATGTAATAAAAATCCATTCCCAGGGAAAGTACCTCATTTATATGCTGGGTTTTACGCCAGGCTTTCCTTACTTAGGTGGTATGTCAGAACGAATTGCTACACCTAGGCTGAACAACCCACGCATTCGCATTACCGCGGGCAGTGTCGGTATTGCCGGCACTCAAACGGGAATTTACCCCATTGAAAGCCCCGGGGGCTGGCGGTTAATAGGGCGCACCCCGATAAAACTCTTTAATCCCGACCGCCATCCGTATTTTCTGTTACAATCGGGAGATTATCTGCAGTTTACCGCAATTAATGAAACAGAATATAACCTTATCAATGAGCAAGTAGACAAAAATCAATTTCAAGTAAATACAACATTACTGTAG
- a CDS encoding cytochrome c3 family protein: MGKRGLSWITIALIFTSMQLAEAAAADIGDRWDSGFQVLLAEQDGRVWDLSSEPRVLQGLSDIVAVSGSTSHYLFLQSNGTVWAGGNNNYGQLGDGTTSWKAAVQTKGITSATRISTGENHSLALMKDGTVYAWGDNSSGQVGAGGVKVTEPLKIPGLTNMVEISGGWKSSLALGSDGTVWKWGNSEYQPRKVTGLSSVTDVAAGSGYWLTLMADGTIMGWGINSEGQLGDGSGSHQQTPVKVNGLESVTKVETGLGHSLALLTDGTVWAWGTNENGQLGNGSKANSLVPVRVNGLSDVAAIAAGRNNSAAITKDGKVWLWGEINASVVATEMEFTTGIVQDAEAGTTGEQLLPGAGKTGPEVSYLGTNANRSNLGTDIVEGYNMSQDYKVRRAEGNNFVHGQFKKNTNACASCHMTHIAAGEMLLIQNGIYNTCTACHDGTIGKLNVFDIPPYDAQVEAANFANIGGGTFGGMLDKAENASMHRPTGYLTLTAAPGGNRALDADLNADGINDIETESWLGEFTCSSCHQPHGTYSDRLLVPNPANIERQAVTIADWQVIDDTIGNEVWGAVYNGALIPGPWVYGEQYGKGMTQTVVFEAIYNIDTNVTPMVIDPNKSQAEAGYILPESSHLNKQFAINYAEGVAEIRDGYYPSEPLKIAIVPAMVVIVDRGKFQGDNDLAAAGVYTVDETDDQTPAANQYIQGLDGSITRWKGANETENGGLNGITWFCAACHTDYYADKFKTEEGGLEGKYTTAYRHTINREMLPNKASPAEQLFVYEYGIYEGAAQDVLTCLSCHYAHGTTMQIMRNADDTQADSADVNPSSAIKRYVNMAVCWKCHAEQHNAELVNTESYYSQDVFNIKLSNGGL, encoded by the coding sequence GTGGGGAAAAGAGGGTTGAGTTGGATAACTATCGCGTTGATCTTTACTTCAATGCAGCTGGCGGAGGCAGCAGCTGCTGATATAGGGGACCGTTGGGACAGCGGTTTTCAGGTGCTCCTTGCGGAGCAGGATGGCAGGGTTTGGGACTTAAGCTCGGAACCAAGAGTTTTACAAGGGCTTTCAGATATTGTGGCAGTATCCGGTAGTACTTCCCATTACTTATTTCTTCAGTCAAACGGCACGGTGTGGGCTGGGGGAAATAACAATTATGGGCAATTGGGTGATGGTACTACCAGTTGGAAGGCGGCGGTTCAAACCAAGGGTATTACAAGTGCTACGAGGATTTCCACCGGTGAAAACCACTCTCTGGCCCTGATGAAAGATGGGACAGTGTACGCCTGGGGAGATAACTCCAGTGGGCAGGTGGGGGCTGGAGGGGTTAAAGTGACCGAACCGTTAAAGATTCCCGGATTAACCAACATGGTGGAAATATCCGGTGGTTGGAAAAGTTCTTTGGCTTTAGGGTCAGATGGTACGGTTTGGAAATGGGGTAATAGCGAATATCAGCCAAGAAAAGTTACCGGTCTTAGTAGTGTGACGGATGTGGCCGCCGGTTCCGGTTACTGGTTAACGTTAATGGCAGATGGCACTATCATGGGATGGGGCATAAATAGCGAAGGACAATTAGGGGATGGTTCAGGTAGTCACCAACAAACACCGGTAAAGGTAAATGGGCTGGAGAGCGTAACAAAAGTGGAAACCGGTTTAGGTCATTCTTTGGCTTTGTTAACCGATGGTACGGTGTGGGCATGGGGAACTAACGAAAATGGGCAGCTGGGAAATGGTAGTAAGGCAAATAGCCTTGTCCCGGTTCGGGTGAACGGGCTTAGCGATGTAGCGGCAATAGCTGCCGGACGAAACAACTCCGCTGCTATTACCAAGGATGGGAAGGTCTGGCTTTGGGGCGAGATAAACGCTTCTGTTGTAGCGACAGAAATGGAGTTTACTACTGGTATAGTCCAGGATGCGGAGGCGGGAACAACAGGGGAACAACTCCTTCCCGGTGCCGGCAAGACCGGACCTGAAGTAAGCTATCTCGGTACCAATGCCAATAGAAGCAACTTAGGTACAGATATAGTCGAAGGCTATAATATGAGTCAAGATTACAAGGTAAGGCGGGCAGAGGGCAACAACTTCGTCCATGGTCAATTTAAGAAGAATACCAACGCCTGCGCATCCTGTCATATGACCCATATTGCCGCAGGCGAAATGCTGCTCATTCAAAACGGCATCTATAACACCTGTACCGCCTGCCATGACGGTACCATCGGTAAACTTAATGTCTTCGATATACCCCCATATGATGCCCAAGTAGAAGCGGCGAACTTTGCAAATATCGGTGGCGGTACCTTTGGCGGGATGCTGGACAAAGCGGAAAATGCATCTATGCACCGACCTACCGGCTATTTAACATTAACAGCCGCTCCTGGAGGTAACCGGGCATTAGACGCCGATCTAAATGCTGATGGCATCAATGATATCGAAACTGAATCCTGGTTAGGGGAATTCACATGTTCATCCTGCCATCAGCCTCACGGGACATATAGTGACCGGTTATTAGTGCCAAACCCGGCAAATATAGAACGCCAGGCCGTAACCATAGCCGACTGGCAGGTGATAGATGACACAATAGGTAATGAAGTATGGGGAGCAGTTTACAACGGAGCATTAATCCCGGGTCCCTGGGTCTACGGAGAACAATACGGTAAAGGTATGACCCAAACCGTAGTATTTGAAGCAATCTATAATATAGACACTAATGTTACACCTATGGTGATAGATCCAAATAAAAGCCAAGCAGAAGCAGGTTACATCTTGCCTGAAAGCAGCCATTTAAACAAACAGTTTGCCATCAATTATGCCGAAGGTGTCGCTGAGATAAGAGATGGATATTACCCCAGCGAGCCGCTAAAGATAGCCATCGTTCCCGCTATGGTAGTGATAGTAGACAGGGGCAAATTCCAGGGGGATAATGATTTAGCAGCCGCCGGGGTTTATACAGTAGATGAAACAGACGACCAAACTCCGGCAGCAAACCAATACATCCAGGGATTAGACGGGTCAATAACCCGCTGGAAGGGAGCAAATGAAACTGAAAACGGTGGTCTAAACGGCATTACCTGGTTTTGTGCCGCATGTCATACAGATTACTACGCGGATAAGTTCAAGACAGAAGAGGGCGGATTGGAGGGGAAATATACCACTGCTTACCGACATACTATCAACCGTGAAATGCTGCCAAATAAGGCTAGCCCCGCCGAGCAGCTGTTTGTTTATGAGTATGGCATATATGAGGGGGCAGCACAGGATGTTTTAACCTGTCTATCCTGTCACTATGCCCATGGCACCACAATGCAGATTATGCGTAACGCCGATGATACGCAGGCAGATAGTGCCGATGTCAACCCATCGTCAGCCATCAAACGGTATGTGAACATGGCAGTTTGCTGGAAGTGCCATGCGGAGCAGCATAATGCTGAACTGGTGAACACTGAAAGTTATTATTCTCAGGATGTCTTTAATATTAAGCTTAGTAATGGGGGGCTTTAA
- a CDS encoding Flp family type IVb pilin gives MFNLLTEFLFDEKGQAMTEYGLILALIAVLLIGTLLLLKDELVTMFEKVVTGLQGQAPTP, from the coding sequence ATGTTTAACTTGCTGACTGAGTTTTTGTTTGATGAAAAAGGACAGGCGATGACGGAATATGGATTGATCTTGGCGCTTATTGCGGTTCTCCTTATTGGCACCTTATTACTGCTCAAAGACGAGCTGGTGACCATGTTCGAAAAGGTGGTTACCGGTCTCCAGGGACAAGCGCCAACACCCTAA
- a CDS encoding LamB/YcsF family protein — MNRVDLNSDIGESFGNYKIGNDEVVLRYVTSVNIACGFHAGDPQVMEFTVKKALENNVAVGAHPGFPDLMGFGRRNMVISPEEAKAYIIYQVGALNGFVRAYGGKLQHVKPHGALYNMAARDYTLARAIAEGVYLVDCELILMGLSGSQLIKAGQEVGLQTASEVFADRAYTAEGTLVPRGTEGAVIHNKTVAASRVLRMIQAGKVTTLDGKTIDIKADSICVHGDNQEAVALVEHIKKVFQDAGVKVTALNRK; from the coding sequence ATGAATCGGGTTGATTTAAATAGTGACATTGGCGAGAGTTTCGGTAATTATAAAATCGGCAATGACGAAGTGGTGCTTCGCTATGTGACTTCTGTAAATATTGCTTGTGGTTTTCATGCCGGGGACCCCCAGGTAATGGAATTTACCGTCAAAAAGGCGCTGGAGAATAATGTGGCTGTGGGTGCCCATCCCGGTTTTCCTGACCTAATGGGTTTCGGCAGGCGCAATATGGTTATTAGTCCAGAAGAAGCAAAAGCATATATTATATATCAAGTAGGTGCTCTTAATGGATTTGTCAGAGCTTATGGTGGCAAGCTGCAGCATGTCAAACCGCATGGGGCACTTTATAATATGGCGGCCAGGGATTATACTCTAGCCAGAGCTATAGCTGAGGGTGTCTATTTGGTGGACTGTGAGCTAATTTTAATGGGACTATCGGGTTCTCAGCTTATTAAGGCGGGACAAGAGGTAGGTCTGCAAACTGCAAGTGAAGTGTTCGCGGATCGAGCATATACCGCGGAAGGAACTCTGGTGCCCCGAGGAACTGAGGGCGCAGTGATCCATAACAAAACAGTTGCTGCTTCAAGAGTATTAAGGATGATTCAAGCAGGGAAGGTAACTACATTGGATGGTAAAACCATCGATATCAAAGCCGATAGCATCTGTGTTCACGGAGATAATCAGGAAGCCGTAGCATTGGTTGAACACATTAAAAAAGTTTTCCAAGATGCAGGCGTCAAAGTGACGGCATTAAATCGTAAATAA
- a CDS encoding GIY-YIG nuclease family protein, translating to MSNYFVYILKCSDNTYYVGITNNLDGRIDAHNRGKGAKYTRGRVPVELYYFEECSDRSEASKREYQLKKLTRLQKESLVYKAKKQETV from the coding sequence ATGAGCAATTACTTCGTGTATATTTTAAAATGCAGTGATAATACATATTATGTGGGCATAACAAATAATCTTGATGGAAGAATAGATGCCCACAATCGAGGTAAGGGAGCTAAATATACACGGGGCCGTGTGCCGGTGGAACTCTATTATTTTGAAGAATGCAGTGACCGCAGTGAGGCGTCTAAAAGAGAGTATCAACTAAAAAAACTGACCCGGCTGCAAAAGGAAAGTTTGGTGTATAAGGCCAAAAAACAAGAGACGGTATGA
- a CDS encoding methyl-accepting chemotaxis protein: MSIVDKVVDSAPFIKALLGDKFTLIVSDLDKYVVCEIGAVDFGVTIGDKIIDGSTVAKTLKAEQAIVTKVSSEQSKFGFPYIANTVLLTEDNEIKGTLAFFQSTKTEEQITNMSRELSMTSQQLSGVSENLTGGAQELATITQTISQEAGKIGQQIRQTDGIMKLIQEISDSTHMLGLNAAIEAARAGDMGRGFSVVAEEIRKLAGNSKASAKEIKENLNEMTKMISLLTGEIEKIAALSEEQAASTEQTNASIQQLQAVAQELEQIAANLVGK; this comes from the coding sequence ATGAGTATAGTTGATAAAGTTGTAGATTCAGCACCATTTATTAAGGCCCTATTAGGAGACAAGTTTACTTTAATCGTTTCCGACCTGGACAAATACGTTGTTTGTGAAATAGGCGCAGTTGATTTCGGGGTTACCATTGGAGACAAAATCATTGACGGCTCTACCGTAGCCAAAACATTGAAGGCAGAACAAGCAATAGTAACAAAGGTAAGTTCTGAGCAATCAAAGTTTGGCTTCCCTTACATTGCCAACACCGTCCTATTAACCGAAGACAACGAAATTAAAGGTACGCTAGCTTTTTTCCAAAGTACAAAAACGGAAGAACAGATTACTAATATGTCTCGGGAGCTTTCCATGACAAGCCAGCAGCTAAGCGGCGTCTCGGAAAACCTAACCGGGGGTGCACAAGAACTTGCGACAATAACACAAACTATCTCCCAAGAAGCTGGTAAGATTGGTCAACAAATTCGCCAAACCGACGGTATTATGAAACTAATTCAGGAAATATCAGACTCCACACACATGCTCGGCTTGAACGCCGCTATCGAAGCTGCCAGAGCAGGCGATATGGGAAGAGGTTTTTCAGTTGTTGCGGAAGAAATAAGAAAACTGGCCGGAAACTCCAAGGCCTCTGCCAAAGAAATAAAGGAAAACTTAAATGAGATGACCAAAATGATTTCACTGCTAACTGGTGAAATTGAAAAAATTGCTGCCTTAAGTGAAGAGCAGGCAGCATCCACAGAACAGACCAATGCATCAATTCAACAGCTACAGGCGGTGGCGCAAGAATTAGAGCAAATTGCGGCCAATCTCGTCGGAAAATAA